From Cetobacterium somerae ATCC BAA-474, the proteins below share one genomic window:
- the rbsB gene encoding ribose ABC transporter substrate-binding protein RbsB: MKNKLRFLGLMVLALGMGTIAEAAKVGLVVSTQDNPFFVTLKEGAVSKAKEMGHEIVVLDSQNDPSKELGNVEDLLIKGIDVLLINPTDSDAVVSAVKAANRNKVPVITLDRASNGGKVVTHIASDNVAGGELAGNFIVEKLNGKNNKVVELEGIPGTTAARDRGEGFNKAAQNKLDIVAKQAADFDRTKGLNVMENILQAQPEVNAVFAHNDEMALGALKAIEASGKTDVIIVGFDATEDAVKAVKEGKLAATVAQKPAEIGAKGIEAADKIVKKETVPQFIPVELELITQ; this comes from the coding sequence ATGAAAAACAAATTAAGATTTTTAGGACTTATGGTTCTTGCTTTAGGTATGGGGACAATTGCTGAAGCTGCTAAAGTAGGATTAGTTGTTTCTACACAGGACAACCCTTTCTTTGTTACTTTAAAAGAGGGAGCTGTTTCTAAAGCAAAAGAGATGGGACATGAGATTGTTGTTTTAGATTCTCAAAATGATCCTTCTAAAGAGTTAGGAAATGTTGAAGATTTACTTATTAAAGGTATTGATGTTCTTTTAATAAATCCAACTGACTCTGACGCTGTTGTATCAGCTGTTAAAGCTGCTAACCGTAATAAAGTTCCAGTAATAACTTTAGATAGAGCATCTAATGGTGGAAAAGTAGTTACTCACATCGCTTCTGATAACGTTGCTGGTGGAGAATTAGCTGGAAACTTTATAGTTGAAAAATTAAATGGAAAAAATAATAAAGTTGTAGAGTTAGAAGGAATCCCTGGTACAACTGCTGCTCGTGATAGAGGAGAAGGATTTAACAAGGCTGCTCAGAATAAATTAGATATAGTTGCAAAACAAGCTGCTGACTTTGACAGAACTAAAGGACTTAATGTTATGGAAAATATTTTACAAGCACAACCTGAAGTTAATGCTGTTTTTGCTCATAATGATGAGATGGCCCTTGGAGCTCTAAAAGCTATTGAAGCATCTGGAAAAACTGATGTTATAATCGTTGGTTTTGATGCCACTGAAGATGCAGTGAAAGCTGTTAAAGAGGGTAAACTTGCTGCAACTGTTGCTCAAAAACCAGCAGAGATTGGTGCTAAAGGAATTGAAGCAGCTGATAAAATTGTAAAAAAGGAAACAGTTCCACAGTTTATTCCTGTTGAGCTAGAACTTATTACTCAATAA
- the rbsC gene encoding ribose ABC transporter permease — translation MLKKIYNNKPLIGLIVFSIIVSFLNPRFLSVNNILNVLRQTSINSVIAIGMTLVILTGGIDLSVGSILALTGAFGASLIANGVNPVLAIVIAIVIGGLFGIFNGLLISYAKLQPFIVTLVTMTLLRGATLVFTDGKPIPVRDGGDFFDNIGGGYFFDIPIPIYIMIALFIAGYYILNNIKFGRYIYAIGGNEEATKLSGVNTSKYKTLVYGVCGALSALAGVIVTSRLGSAQPTAGSGYELDAIAAVVLGGTSLAGGVGTIAGTALGAIIIGVLGNALNLLNVSSYYQMMVKALVILIAVLIDKKSSK, via the coding sequence ATGTTAAAAAAAATATATAACAATAAGCCTCTAATTGGTTTAATTGTTTTCTCTATAATAGTTTCTTTTTTAAACCCAAGGTTTTTATCTGTTAATAATATCTTAAACGTTTTAAGACAAACGTCTATAAATTCAGTTATTGCTATTGGAATGACTTTAGTTATTTTAACAGGTGGAATTGATCTTTCTGTTGGTTCTATTTTAGCTTTAACTGGAGCTTTTGGAGCAAGTTTAATAGCTAATGGTGTAAATCCAGTTTTAGCTATTGTTATTGCTATTGTTATTGGTGGACTTTTTGGAATCTTTAACGGTTTACTTATATCATATGCTAAACTTCAACCATTTATAGTTACTTTAGTTACTATGACTCTTTTAAGGGGAGCCACTTTAGTTTTCACTGATGGTAAGCCAATCCCTGTAAGAGACGGTGGAGATTTCTTTGATAATATTGGTGGAGGTTACTTCTTTGACATTCCTATTCCAATATATATTATGATTGCTCTTTTCATTGCTGGATACTATATACTAAATAATATTAAATTTGGTAGATATATCTATGCTATTGGTGGAAATGAAGAGGCTACTAAACTTTCAGGAGTAAATACATCTAAATATAAAACTTTAGTTTATGGTGTTTGTGGAGCTCTTTCAGCTTTAGCTGGAGTTATTGTAACTTCTAGACTTGGTTCAGCTCAACCTACTGCTGGATCTGGATATGAACTTGATGCTATTGCTGCAGTTGTTTTAGGTGGAACATCTCTTGCTGGTGGAGTTGGAACTATTGCTGGAACTGCTCTTGGAGCAATTATTATTGGTGTTCTAGGAAATGCTTTAAATCTTTTAAATGTATCATCTTACTATCAGATGATGGTTAAAGCTTTAGTAATTCTTATTGCTGTTTTAATTGATAAAAAATCTTCTAAATAA
- the rbsA gene encoding ribose ABC transporter ATP-binding protein RbsA: MNKEIVLQIKDICKSFPGVKALDGACLNAYKGRVMALMGENGAGKSTLMKIMTGIYSKDSGTVFYHGHEVTFKGTKDSQEAGIAIIHQELNLIQHMSITENIFLGRELTNSFGKIDWTLMHREARSILDLLNIEDSEKTLIKDLTIGKMQMVEIAKALSQNAKLIVMDEPTDALTDKETESLFKVIKELTSEGKSIIYISHRLKEIPAICDDITVLRDGKFISEAEVKDIDENYIIEKMVGRTLSEQFPNVSVTPGAEVLKVENLCGKYVKDASFTLKKGEILGIAGLMGAGRSELVKTIYGYYKKSSGKVFIEGQEVSIDSPESGVNHGIAYVSEDRKGDGLVLGLSVKENMTLSSLKFFSSRLGLNKNAENKSVDEYIEKFGVKTPSPNQIIKNLSGGNQQKVAIAKALLTNPKILILDEPTRGVDVGAKKEIYDVINELKKKGLSIIMISSEMPEVMGLSDRIMVIHEHKISGTLSKDEFTQEKIMRYAVGVE, from the coding sequence ATGAATAAAGAGATTGTTTTACAAATAAAAGATATCTGTAAATCTTTCCCAGGTGTAAAAGCCCTAGATGGTGCTTGTTTAAATGCTTATAAAGGAAGAGTTATGGCTTTAATGGGAGAAAATGGTGCTGGAAAATCAACACTTATGAAAATAATGACTGGTATCTATAGTAAAGATTCAGGAACTGTTTTCTACCATGGACATGAAGTTACTTTTAAAGGAACTAAAGATTCTCAAGAAGCTGGTATTGCTATTATTCATCAGGAGTTGAATTTAATTCAACATATGAGTATAACTGAGAATATATTTTTAGGAAGAGAACTTACAAACAGTTTTGGAAAAATAGATTGGACTCTTATGCATAGAGAAGCTAGATCTATTTTAGATCTTCTTAATATTGAAGACAGTGAAAAAACTTTAATAAAAGATTTAACAATAGGTAAGATGCAAATGGTTGAAATTGCAAAAGCTCTTTCACAAAATGCTAAGCTTATTGTTATGGATGAGCCTACAGATGCATTAACTGATAAGGAAACTGAAAGTCTTTTCAAGGTTATTAAAGAGCTTACATCAGAAGGAAAAAGTATTATTTACATATCTCATAGATTAAAAGAGATTCCTGCTATTTGTGATGATATAACTGTTTTAAGAGATGGTAAGTTTATCTCTGAAGCTGAAGTTAAAGATATTGACGAAAACTATATTATTGAAAAAATGGTTGGAAGAACTTTAAGTGAGCAGTTCCCAAATGTTTCTGTAACTCCTGGAGCTGAGGTTTTAAAAGTTGAAAATCTTTGTGGTAAGTATGTTAAAGATGCCTCTTTCACTTTAAAAAAGGGAGAGATTTTAGGTATTGCTGGTCTTATGGGAGCTGGAAGAAGTGAACTTGTAAAAACTATTTATGGATATTATAAAAAGTCCTCTGGAAAAGTTTTTATAGAGGGACAGGAGGTTTCTATTGATTCTCCTGAATCTGGTGTAAACCATGGAATCGCCTACGTTTCAGAAGATAGAAAAGGAGATGGACTTGTATTAGGATTAAGTGTTAAAGAAAATATGACTCTTTCATCTTTAAAATTCTTCTCAAGTAGATTAGGTTTAAATAAAAATGCTGAAAACAAATCTGTTGATGAATATATTGAAAAATTTGGAGTAAAAACTCCTTCACCTAATCAAATTATTAAAAACTTAAGTGGTGGAAACCAACAAAAAGTAGCTATTGCAAAAGCTCTTTTAACTAATCCTAAAATTTTAATTTTAGATGAACCAACTAGAGGAGTAGACGTTGGAGCTAAAAAAGAGATTTACGATGTTATTAACGAGCTTAAGAAAAAAGGTCTTAGTATTATTATGATATCTTCTGAAATGCCAGAAGTAATGGGACTAAGTGATAGAATTATGGTTATCCATGAACACAAAATAAGTGGAACTCTATCTAAAGATGAGTTCACTCAAGAAAAAATAATGAGATATGCAGTAGGAGTTGAATAA
- the rbsD gene encoding D-ribose pyranase, with protein sequence MKKGKLLNSELSYEIAKIGHTSHITLCDAGLPFPKGVKRIDLAIEAGYPSFIKTLDTILSEMMVEEIVLASEIKTINPKVYNEILETFQKNGMNPKIVEVSHTEFKEITRESEAIVRTGECTPYANIILKSGVVF encoded by the coding sequence ATGAAAAAAGGAAAACTTTTAAATAGTGAACTTTCTTATGAGATTGCTAAAATAGGTCATACATCTCATATTACACTTTGTGATGCTGGACTTCCATTTCCAAAAGGTGTAAAAAGAATAGATTTAGCTATTGAAGCTGGATATCCTAGCTTTATAAAAACTTTAGATACAATTTTAAGTGAAATGATGGTTGAAGAGATTGTTTTAGCTTCTGAAATTAAAACTATTAATCCTAAAGTTTACAACGAAATTTTAGAAACTTTCCAAAAAAATGGAATGAACCCTAAAATTGTTGAGGTTTCTCATACAGAGTTTAAAGAGATTACAAGAGAAAGTGAAGCGATTGTTAGAACTGGAGAATGTACTCCATATGCAAATATTATTTTAAAGTCAGGAGTAGTTTTCTAA
- the rbsK gene encoding ribokinase: MKKIVVVGSINMDLVTICERAPRGGETLLGKKFMQIPGGKGANQAVAMGKMKSPVSMLGKIGKEGMGNILLDSMKKDGVDVSNIEYCDEATGIAKIIVEDNGQNRIIVVPGANYEVDNSYIDRHLDTIKNCDILVTQLEIPMETVKYSLKKAKEFGKTTILNPAPANKLDEEIISNSDYIIPNETELEILSGIPVTDEESVINAANILLDKGVKGLIVTLGSKGCMFISKTEKRSFPAYKVKAIDTTAAGDSFIGGFVNGLASGLTFEEAIDRGTKVAAISVTRIGAQTSIPTLEEVLNFKGE, translated from the coding sequence ATGAAAAAAATTGTTGTTGTTGGAAGCATTAACATGGATTTAGTTACAATTTGTGAAAGAGCACCTCGTGGTGGTGAAACTCTTTTAGGTAAAAAGTTCATGCAAATCCCTGGTGGAAAAGGAGCTAACCAAGCTGTTGCTATGGGGAAGATGAAATCTCCAGTTTCTATGCTAGGAAAAATAGGAAAAGAGGGTATGGGAAATATTCTTCTAGATTCTATGAAAAAGGATGGAGTGGATGTTTCTAATATAGAATATTGTGATGAAGCTACTGGTATTGCTAAAATCATAGTAGAAGACAACGGACAAAATAGAATTATTGTTGTTCCAGGTGCTAACTACGAAGTAGATAACTCATATATAGATAGACATTTAGATACTATTAAAAATTGTGATATTCTTGTTACTCAACTTGAAATCCCAATGGAAACAGTTAAATATTCATTAAAAAAAGCTAAAGAGTTTGGAAAAACAACTATTTTAAATCCAGCTCCTGCTAATAAATTAGATGAAGAGATTATCTCAAATTCTGATTACATAATTCCTAATGAAACAGAGTTAGAGATTTTATCTGGAATACCTGTTACTGATGAAGAAAGCGTAATAAATGCTGCTAACATCCTTTTAGACAAAGGTGTTAAAGGACTTATCGTTACTTTAGGAAGTAAAGGATGTATGTTTATAAGTAAAACAGAGAAAAGATCATTCCCAGCTTACAAAGTTAAAGCTATTGATACAACTGCTGCTGGAGATAGTTTCATTGGTGGTTTTGTAAACGGACTTGCTTCTGGTCTAACTTTTGAAGAAGCTATTGATAGAGGAACTAAAGTTGCTGCTATATCTGTTACTAGAATTGGTGCTCAAACGTCGATACCAACTCTTGAAGAAGTATTAAATTTTAAAGGAGAATAG
- a CDS encoding APC family permease codes for MDDLKSNKLGFWSIFFLGINSIIGSGIFLLPNKAYADVGLASLIVILINAVLALFLALCFAETASIFDKNGSSFVYAKEAYGNFVGFEIGIFAWFIGIVSWSAEIQGFLTALGGIYPIAIDPYYNKLFVIAIGIFLGVLNYLGVKFSKILNNLITVSKLLPLILFVLVGIFFIKGSDFFPLIPKIEFGLSTGNLGVATLVIFYAFTGFDLLAVAAEDMQNPTKNLPKAIIWVMIFCSIFYLMVMVVCIGLLGPKLGTTSVPIASATAAIFGSSGFLFITIATLVSIGGITIALSFIAPRSIQALADSKYVPEVFNKKGRFGTAGFAILLTTAITVSLALYGNFIFLASLTVIARLIEFISTAGSVLVFRKRKLKAQYKIPLGPIIPVIAIILSIWLLSQSSHENLLFIIIGFIIGAILYVTYAKKQMERQ; via the coding sequence ATGGATGATTTAAAGAGTAATAAACTTGGGTTTTGGAGCATTTTCTTTTTAGGGATAAATTCAATAATTGGGTCAGGAATTTTTCTTTTACCAAATAAAGCGTACGCTGATGTAGGGTTAGCCAGTTTAATCGTAATTTTAATAAATGCTGTTTTAGCATTATTTTTAGCACTATGTTTTGCTGAAACAGCAAGTATATTTGATAAAAATGGTTCATCCTTTGTATATGCAAAAGAGGCATATGGAAACTTTGTAGGATTTGAGATTGGAATTTTTGCTTGGTTTATAGGTATAGTTAGTTGGTCAGCAGAGATTCAAGGCTTTTTAACGGCACTTGGTGGAATATACCCAATAGCTATTGATCCCTATTATAATAAACTTTTTGTTATAGCTATAGGAATTTTTTTAGGAGTATTAAACTACTTAGGAGTTAAATTCTCAAAAATACTTAATAATCTTATAACGGTAAGTAAATTATTACCTTTAATATTATTTGTTCTTGTAGGGATATTTTTTATAAAAGGATCAGACTTTTTCCCATTAATTCCTAAAATAGAGTTTGGTCTTTCAACTGGAAATTTAGGAGTTGCAACGTTAGTTATATTTTACGCATTTACTGGATTCGATTTACTAGCAGTAGCAGCAGAGGATATGCAAAATCCAACAAAAAATCTACCAAAAGCCATAATATGGGTTATGATATTTTGTTCTATTTTTTATCTGATGGTTATGGTAGTTTGTATAGGTTTATTAGGGCCTAAATTAGGAACAACTTCAGTTCCAATAGCTTCGGCAACAGCAGCAATATTTGGAAGTTCTGGATTTTTATTTATAACAATAGCTACATTAGTTTCAATTGGAGGAATAACAATAGCTTTATCATTTATTGCACCAAGATCAATTCAAGCTTTAGCAGATAGTAAATATGTGCCAGAGGTTTTTAATAAAAAAGGTAGATTTGGAACAGCAGGATTTGCAATTTTATTAACAACAGCAATAACTGTTAGTTTAGCTCTTTATGGAAATTTTATTTTTTTAGCAAGTCTTACAGTTATAGCTCGTTTAATTGAGTTTATATCTACAGCAGGTTCTGTATTAGTTTTCAGAAAAAGAAAGTTAAAAGCACAATATAAAATTCCTTTAGGACCAATTATTCCAGTAATAGCTATAATATTATCAATATGGTTATTAAGCCAATCATCTCATGAAAACCTACTATTTATTATAATAGGATTTATAATAGGAGCAATACTTTATGTAACTTATGCTAAAAAGCAGATGGAAAGACAATAA
- the aguB gene encoding N-carbamoylputrescine amidase: protein MRKVKVAAVQMSLGWDVDENIRKAEKQVRAAAAEGAQIILLSELFERVYFCAKEKAEYMQFATELELDTAVNHFKKVAKELQVVLPISFYERKHGARYNSIAIIDADGEILGIYRKSHIPHDVSGYQEKFYFNIGDTGFKVWETKYAKIGVAICWDQWFPESARCMALMGAEILFYPTAIGSEPSDPTMDTKDHWQRVMQGHAGANLTPLVCANRTGQEHVDEIGVKFYGSSFIADHTGAKISEMDRDSEGFAIAELDLAAIDDYRAFWGLFRDRRPDLYGAILTLDGETKFK from the coding sequence ATGAGAAAAGTTAAAGTAGCAGCAGTTCAAATGTCTCTAGGTTGGGATGTTGATGAAAATATAAGAAAAGCTGAAAAACAAGTTAGAGCAGCAGCAGCTGAAGGAGCTCAAATAATCTTACTTTCTGAGTTATTTGAAAGAGTTTATTTCTGTGCTAAAGAAAAAGCTGAATATATGCAATTTGCCACAGAGTTAGAACTTGATACAGCTGTTAATCACTTTAAAAAGGTTGCAAAAGAATTACAAGTTGTTCTTCCAATAAGTTTTTATGAAAGAAAACATGGTGCAAGATACAACTCAATAGCTATTATCGATGCTGATGGAGAAATTTTAGGAATTTATAGAAAAAGTCACATACCTCATGATGTAAGTGGATATCAAGAAAAATTCTATTTTAATATAGGAGATACTGGTTTTAAAGTTTGGGAAACTAAATATGCTAAAATTGGTGTTGCTATATGTTGGGATCAATGGTTTCCAGAATCAGCAAGATGTATGGCTTTAATGGGTGCTGAAATTTTATTCTATCCTACAGCTATTGGATCAGAACCTAGTGACCCCACTATGGATACAAAAGATCATTGGCAAAGAGTTATGCAAGGACATGCTGGTGCTAACTTAACTCCATTAGTTTGTGCTAACAGAACTGGACAAGAACATGTTGATGAAATTGGTGTTAAATTCTATGGGTCATCTTTTATAGCTGATCATACTGGTGCTAAAATATCTGAAATGGATAGAGACTCTGAAGGTTTTGCTATAGCTGAATTAGATTTAGCAGCTATTGATGATTATAGAGCTTTCTGGGGATTATTTAGAGATAGAAGACCAGATTTATATGGAGCAATTTTAACTCTTGATGGAGAAACAAAATTTAAATAG
- a CDS encoding agmatine deiminase family protein, with product MFGTCGKTPRELGYRMPGEWEKRRRTFMQWPVRDGKNSRTPLWPDGIEAARKGYANVAKAIAEFEELVMIAPPELLHEVKEMCGEKVEVLCLPIDDSWVRDNGPTFLLNDDQEVAAVKWRFTSYGEKYQTHYNDGKVPYHLGIFYDVPVFTSPLALEGGGIHSDGQGTILTTESALLTGSRNSRFTKEEVTNLLEEYLGGEQVIWLKSGLYGDLTDGHVDNTACFVRPGVIIIQACYDEKDPDYEIFQENMKILKEFKDRSSGLPFEIIEIEKPPIRYYDGQLLTLSYINYLPVTGAVIVPTFGGDAEETDKKALEAIQKAYPDRKVVPIDGMPIIIGGGCVHCITQQMPYGKSF from the coding sequence ATGTTTGGAACTTGTGGTAAAACACCTAGAGAGCTTGGTTACAGAATGCCTGGAGAGTGGGAGAAAAGAAGACGTACTTTCATGCAATGGCCTGTTAGAGATGGAAAAAATAGCAGAACTCCACTTTGGCCTGATGGAATTGAAGCAGCTAGAAAAGGATATGCTAATGTAGCAAAAGCTATTGCTGAATTTGAGGAATTAGTTATGATTGCTCCTCCAGAACTTCTGCATGAAGTTAAAGAGATGTGTGGAGAAAAAGTAGAAGTATTATGTCTACCAATAGACGATTCGTGGGTTAGAGATAATGGTCCCACTTTTTTACTAAATGACGATCAAGAAGTTGCAGCAGTTAAATGGAGATTTACTTCTTATGGTGAAAAATATCAAACACACTATAATGATGGAAAAGTTCCTTATCATTTAGGTATATTTTATGATGTTCCTGTATTTACTTCACCACTAGCATTAGAAGGTGGAGGAATTCACTCAGATGGACAAGGAACTATTTTAACAACAGAATCTGCTTTACTTACTGGTTCTAGAAATTCTAGATTCACAAAAGAAGAAGTTACTAATTTATTAGAAGAATATTTAGGTGGAGAACAAGTTATCTGGTTAAAATCAGGTTTATATGGAGATTTAACTGATGGACACGTTGACAACACAGCTTGTTTTGTTAGACCAGGAGTTATTATAATTCAAGCTTGTTACGATGAAAAAGATCCTGACTACGAGATTTTCCAAGAAAATATGAAAATATTAAAAGAATTTAAAGATAGATCAAGTGGACTACCTTTTGAAATTATTGAAATTGAAAAACCTCCTATTAGATATTATGATGGTCAACTTCTAACATTAAGTTATATAAACTATTTACCAGTTACTGGTGCAGTTATTGTTCCTACATTTGGAGGAGATGCTGAAGAAACTGATAAAAAAGCATTAGAAGCTATCCAAAAAGCTTATCCTGATAGAAAAGTAGTTCCTATAGATGGAATGCCTATCATTATAGGTGGTGGATGTGTTCACTGTATAACTCAACAAATGCCTTATGGAAAAAGTTTTTAA
- a CDS encoding threonine/serine ThrE exporter family protein has translation MDNLREDLTVINENDILYLASYVGKLILESGGETYRAEDMVDKICNHYGLESNSFAVLSSILTTIRGRERRFFTNIEKIRMRTINVEKISKLSSLVRDIDSYTFKEFLEKVKEIDDEQAYGFLYVLLGNCIAAGAFAYYFGGNRGSCIASVIGAISISFLGYFAAKLMINKFFLNLVGGMVCSFSAYICFLFGIIPEISVTIISTLMLLVPGIAFTNSIRDLITGDLVSGIARGVEAFMVGTALAIGSGITLSIIKTLGGLL, from the coding sequence ATGGATAATCTTAGGGAGGATTTAACAGTCATCAATGAAAATGACATTTTATATCTAGCAAGTTATGTAGGGAAATTGATACTAGAATCTGGTGGAGAAACCTATAGAGCAGAGGATATGGTAGATAAAATATGTAATCACTATGGCCTTGAATCAAATTCATTTGCAGTTCTGTCTAGTATTTTAACAACAATAAGAGGAAGAGAAAGAAGATTTTTTACGAATATAGAAAAAATAAGAATGCGAACTATAAATGTAGAAAAAATTTCTAAACTTAGTTCACTAGTAAGAGATATAGATAGCTATACTTTTAAAGAATTTTTAGAAAAAGTAAAAGAGATTGATGATGAGCAAGCATATGGATTTTTATATGTACTGTTGGGAAATTGTATTGCAGCTGGAGCTTTTGCTTATTATTTTGGTGGAAATAGAGGTAGCTGCATCGCTTCAGTTATTGGAGCTATTTCAATATCATTTTTAGGATATTTTGCTGCAAAGTTAATGATAAATAAATTCTTCTTAAATTTAGTTGGAGGAATGGTTTGTTCCTTCTCAGCATATATATGTTTTTTATTTGGAATAATTCCAGAAATCTCAGTAACTATAATTTCAACGTTAATGTTATTGGTTCCTGGAATAGCTTTTACAAATTCAATTAGAGATTTAATAACAGGAGATTTAGTTTCAGGAATTGCAAGAGGAGTAGAGGCTTTTATGGTAGGAACCGCTTTAGCTATAGGATCAGGAATAACGTTATCCATTATAAAAACATTAGGAGGGCTGCTATGA
- a CDS encoding threonine/serine exporter family protein: MRVIIIQVISSIVATYGFGIIFNVRGMKNLYGSFGAGIGWLVYSLLSEKGFTYFIAYTAASSTITIYSEILSRRLKVPTVSFLYPCMIPLVPGGGIYYTMYYIVQDSISKAVEKGIETFIISGSIAIGILTVSTFSQIYYYIVKKKAKENL; encoded by the coding sequence ATGAGGGTAATAATAATTCAGGTTATATCATCAATTGTTGCAACCTATGGTTTTGGGATAATATTTAATGTAAGAGGTATGAAAAATTTATATGGAAGTTTTGGAGCGGGAATTGGATGGTTGGTCTATAGTTTATTAAGTGAAAAGGGATTTACATATTTTATAGCCTATACAGCAGCATCTTCAACGATAACAATATATTCTGAGATTTTATCGAGAAGATTAAAGGTACCAACAGTTTCATTTTTATATCCATGTATGATTCCTTTAGTTCCTGGTGGTGGAATATATTACACCATGTATTACATAGTACAAGATAGTATATCTAAAGCAGTAGAAAAAGGAATAGAAACATTTATAATTTCAGGATCAATTGCTATTGGGATCTTAACAGTTTCAACATTTTCACAAATTTATTACTATATAGTAAAGAAAAAAGCAAAAGAAAATTTATAA
- a CDS encoding ClC family H(+)/Cl(-) exchange transporter, with product MGILKVYILAILTGFVTGLITIPYRWMIEKSAYIRDMIFNLNNPLYYLILGFIGIYVIGILISKMVEDSPLITGSGIPQARAQIYGRIKVKNPIKNLVFKFLGGVSGISAGYSLGREGPSVQMGALIGETISQVFKVDRVERKYLIMSGAGAGLSSAFTAPLASAIFIAEELQKYFNSRLTIFSFLGSIVSGYMAAKFFVKNDYLDIVVNYPQNLNYFEYFYICIAFAIFISLVGKSFSFLLIYFQKLNRKIKISKYIKVFFYTLMVIVIGIFYKDLTAGGESFLIREGMVNDLSIGALIFFIILKLLFTTLSYSTGFPGGIFLPLLVIGGLSGKLFGLILLYFNLIDINNLGVFIFLGMASAFVVVVRSPATGIILILEMTWDFTLLPSMVIVAGLAYTVSNLLKVEPIYDLLYKPLIENDDNDEVVELVFEVGSESYLIGEEIGKLELPGDLKIKSIERKGEFIKTNDTTEIEKNDIIGIPTKKRDIEKFYDSLRSLAQEN from the coding sequence ATGGGGATTTTAAAAGTTTATATATTAGCTATTTTAACGGGATTTGTAACAGGTCTTATAACAATACCCTATAGATGGATGATAGAAAAATCAGCTTATATAAGGGATATGATTTTTAATTTGAACAATCCATTATACTATTTAATTTTAGGTTTTATTGGAATATATGTTATAGGTATTTTAATAAGTAAGATGGTAGAAGATAGTCCGTTGATTACAGGAAGTGGTATTCCTCAAGCAAGGGCACAAATATATGGAAGAATAAAAGTAAAAAATCCAATAAAAAATTTAGTTTTTAAATTCTTAGGTGGTGTTTCTGGAATTTCAGCAGGATACTCTCTTGGAAGAGAGGGCCCTTCTGTACAGATGGGAGCTTTAATTGGAGAAACAATATCACAAGTATTTAAAGTGGATAGAGTTGAAAGAAAATATTTAATAATGAGCGGAGCTGGTGCAGGACTATCGTCTGCTTTTACAGCACCTCTTGCTTCTGCAATTTTTATAGCTGAAGAGTTACAGAAATATTTTAATTCAAGATTAACAATTTTTTCTTTTTTAGGTTCTATAGTTTCTGGATATATGGCAGCTAAATTTTTTGTAAAAAATGATTATTTAGATATAGTTGTGAATTATCCACAAAATTTAAATTATTTTGAATATTTCTATATTTGTATAGCTTTTGCAATTTTTATAAGCTTAGTTGGAAAGAGTTTTTCTTTTCTTTTAATTTATTTTCAGAAGTTAAATAGGAAAATTAAAATATCAAAGTATATAAAAGTATTTTTCTATACTTTAATGGTTATTGTAATTGGAATTTTTTATAAAGATTTAACTGCTGGTGGAGAAAGTTTTTTAATAAGAGAGGGAATGGTTAATGATCTTTCAATTGGAGCTTTAATCTTTTTTATAATTTTAAAACTTTTATTTACTACATTATCTTATTCAACTGGATTTCCTGGAGGAATATTTTTACCTCTTTTAGTTATTGGAGGTTTATCAGGAAAGCTTTTTGGTTTAATTCTATTGTATTTTAATTTGATTGATATTAATAATCTAGGTGTATTCATATTTTTAGGAATGGCTTCAGCTTTTGTTGTTGTTGTTAGATCCCCAGCCACTGGAATTATTCTAATATTAGAGATGACATGGGATTTTACGCTACTTCCTAGTATGGTTATTGTAGCTGGATTAGCATATACAGTTAGTAACTTATTAAAAGTTGAACCAATATATGATTTATTATATAAACCATTAATTGAAAATGATGATAATGATGAAGTTGTAGAATTAGTTTTTGAAGTAGGAAGTGAATCCTATTTAATAGGAGAGGAGATTGGAAAATTAGAATTACCAGGAGATCTTAAAATAAAATCTATTGAGAGAAAAGGTGAATTTATAAAAACTAATGATACAACTGAAATTGAAAAAAATGACATTATAGGAATTCCCACTAAAAAAAGAGATATAGAAAAATTCTATGATTCTTTGAGATCTTTAGCTCAAGAAAATTAA